The following proteins come from a genomic window of Panicum hallii strain FIL2 chromosome 8, PHallii_v3.1, whole genome shotgun sequence:
- the LOC112903785 gene encoding protein FAR1-RELATED SEQUENCE 5-like: protein MLQVACVKKGNRKVSWLISHEKDFANEFDYCVNRTETIDELEMLWQKLEDKYSLQENEFFQSISSTREMWAPAYFRTYFFPLTGTTGRSESMNSLFKKVVHPQDSVLQFVTQYEYIMGTRAERENVEACKGEISDPPLRASYDFEKQAANFYTRTVFTKFQELLRDSTKFRMGDIAEDDESLSIQIVHPNSSKVRIVSVSKDTTSYLCSCKMFARDGLLCPHILKVFTNRDVQEIPDKYLHRRWSKEATTKIPEHLSGPEPSFGVPGSNKLRYNALCRKMTGLAAEACSGPEKYTAASAGIDQLVELVKVAGNPTNAQQNEAPVVETDNMVGGQGSTQAGMVKNPSRVSRKGRPRGKVDRKRSIMLQAREKAMKKNGTTKKGTTKKKAKVPPCSYCNEEGDGVQTCKYMATAQQILGELKQTELKP, encoded by the coding sequence ATGTTGCAAGTGGCATGTGTTAAGAAAGGCAacagaaaagtttcttggttgATAAGCCATGAGAAAGACTTTGCCAATGAGTTTGACTACTGTGTTAATCGTACTGAAACAATAGATGAACTTGAGATGTTATGGCAGAAGCTAGAAGACAAATACAGCTTGCAAGAGAATGAGTTCTTCCAAAGTATCTCTTCAACAAGGGAAATGTGGGCGCCTGCATACTTCAGAACTTACTTCTTCCCTTTAACCGGCACAACGGGCAGGTCGGAAAGTATGAACTCATTATTCAAGAAAGTGGTGCACCCACAGGATTCAGTGTTGCAGTTTGTGACCCAATATGAATACATCATGGGTACCAGAGCTGAGAGGGAAAATGTGGAAGCCTGCAAGGGGGAAATTTCAGATCCGCCGCTCCGGGCAAGTTATGACTTTGAAAAACAAGCAGCAAACTTCTACACTCGTACTGTGTTCACCAAATTTCAGGAGCTGCTTCGTGATTCCACAAAATTCAGGATGGGAGACATTGCTGAAGATGATGAGAGTTTGTCAATTCAGATAGTACATCCAAACTCTAGCAAAGTCCGTATCGTGTCAGTTAGTAAGGATACAACATCTTATTTGTGCTCCTGCAAAATGTTTGCCCGAGATGGTCTCCTATGTCCTCATATTCTGAAAGTTTTTACCAACCGAGACGTTCAGGAAATTCCAGATAAATACTTGCACAGAAGATGGTCAAAAGAGGCAACAACAAAGATTCCAGAACATCTCTCAGGTCCTGAACCATCCTTTGGAGTTCCAGGTTCAAACAAGCTAAGGTACAATGCATTGTGTAGGAAAATGACAGGACTAGCAGCGGAGGCATGTTCTGGACCTGAAAAGTACACAGCTGCTTCTGCTGGGATTGATCAGTTGGTTGAGCTTGTAAAGGTAGCGGGAAATCCAACAAATGCGCAGCAAAATGAAGCACCAGTTGTTGAGACAGACAATATGGTTGGGGGACAAGGTTCAACTCAAGCTGGAATGGTGAAGAACCCGTCAAGGGTAAGTCGTAAGGGGCGTCCAAGGGGCAAAGTGGATAGGAAAAGGTCAATCATGCTGCAAGCAAGGGAGAAAGCTATGAAAAAGAATGGGACAACAAAGAAGGGGACAACAAAGAAGAAGGCAAAAGTTCCACCATGTTCATATTGTAATGAAGAAGGTGACGGTGTTCAAACATGCAAGTACATGGCCACAGCACAACAAATACTTGGAGAGCTTAAGCAAACAGAGCTGAAGCCGTAG
- the LOC112902911 gene encoding probable glycosyltransferase 6 gives MASEAAAFCASAAKGGAAGAGGGPRPPHGRLVLPAGRAREAVAFAAGAVAAALALALLCSPSVLAPTPVPNIVTIPSSSHTAGPAAAAVGKGPRTFYDDPSLSYSVRGRVTGWDAKRAEWLRTRGLDPGSAAVSRRVVMVTGSQPEPCKGPGGDHLLLRFLKNKLDYCRLHGVELLYNTALLEPSMVAYWAKIPAVRAAMLAHPEAEWVWWVDADAVFTDMDFALPLERYAGSDLVVYGWEAEVYEERSWVGLNAGVFLIRNCQWALDLMDAWARMGPAYPEHAAWGKALREELSGKPNDESDDQSALVYLLAKDPGGRRWANRTRLETGYYFQGYWAEIVGRLDGVASRYEAVERGRGAAAAGLRRRHAEREHPRYAAARDAALRAAGVPGPAGGGQKGWRRPFVTHFTGCQPCGGAPNRMYTRRRCAEGMRRALAFADDQVLRAYGFRHAAPLSDSVVPLPFDYPAAQ, from the coding sequence ATGGCGTCGGAGGCCGCGGCGTTCTGCGCCTCGGCGGCCAAGGGAGGCGccgcgggggcggggggcggccCGCGCCCGCCGCACGGCCGCCTCGTACTCCCGGCGGGGCGCGCCCGCGAGGCGGTGGCGTTCGCGGCGGGCGCCGTGGCGGCCGCGCTCGCGCTCGcgctcctctgctccccctccGTCCTCGCCCCCACGCCCGTGCCCAACATCGTCaccatcccctcttcctcccacaccgccggccccgccgcggcggcggtcggGAAGGGCCCGCGCACGTTCTACGACGACCCGTCCCTGTCCTACTCCGTCCGCGGCCGCGTCACGGGCTGGGACGCGAAGCGCGCGGAGTGGCTGCGCACCCGCGGCCTCGACCCTGGCTCGGCCGCCGTGTCCCGGCGCGTGGTCATGGTGACGGGGTCCCAGCCGGAGCCCTGCAAGGGCCCCGGGGGcgaccacctcctcctccgcttcCTCAAGAACAAGCTCGACTACTGCCGCCTCCACGGCGTGGAGCTCCTCTACAACACCGCGCTGCTGGAGCCGTCCATGGTGGCGTACTGGGCCAAGATCCCCGCGGTGCGCGCCGCCATGCTGGCGCACCCGGAGGCGGAGTGGGTCTGGTGGGTGGACGCCGACGCCGTCTTCACGGACATGGACTTCGCCCTCCCGCTCGAGCGCTACGCGGGGAGCGACCTGGTGGTGTACGGGTGGGAGGCGGAGGTGTACGAGGAGCGGTCGTGGGTGGGGCTCAACGCCGGCGTGTTCCTCATCCGGAACTGCCAGTGGGCGCTGGACCTCATGGACGCGTGGGCGCGGATGGGGCCGGCCTACCCGGAGCACGCCGCGTGGGGGAAGGCGCTGCGGGAGGAGCTGTCGGGGAAGCCCAACGACGAGTCGGACGACCAGTCGGCGCTCGTGTACCTGCTGGCCAAGGaccccggcgggcggcggtgggccAACCGGACGCGCCTCGAGACGGGGTACTACTTCCAGGGGTACTGGGCGGAGATCGTGGGCCGGCTCGACGGCGTCGCGTCGCGGTACGAGGCCGTGgagcgcggccgcggcgccgcggcggcggggctccggcggcggcacgCGGAGCGGGAGCACCCCCGAtacgcggcggcgcgggacgcGGCGCTGCGGGCGGCTGGCGTGCCGGGCCCCGCGGGCGGCGGGCAgaaggggtggcggcggccgttcgtgacgcacttcacgGGGTGCCAGCCCTGCGGCGGCGCGCCCAACCGGATGTACACGCGGAGGCGGTGCGCCGAGGGGATGCGCCGCGCGCTGGCGTTCGCGGACGACCAGGTGCTCCGCGCGTACGGGttccgccacgccgcgccgctcaGCGACAGCGTCGTGCCGCTGCCCTTCGACTACCCCGCCGCGCAGTGA